Within bacterium, the genomic segment GCCCCACGTGGTTCGGTACTCTTCGCGGTTACGACCTGAACGATGGTTCCAAGCTCTGGGAGGTCAAGTTGGGCGGCATGTGCGACGCCCCGCCCGTCGGCGACGACGAGGGCCGGATGCTCGTCCTCCGGCGCGACGGCGTGCTCATCTGCTTTAAAATTTCCACGGAGGTGCCGGCGTGAGCCCCGAGGAGCTGCTCGAGAGGGCCGCGGAGGCCCGTGGCCTGGCCCGCGCCCCGTATTCCGGGTACGCGGTGGGGGCCGTGGTGCTCTCGGCCGACGGCCGGGTTTTTCCCGGGGCGAACGTGGAGAACGCGGCCTACGGCGAATCCCTCTGCGCCGAGCGAAACGCCGCGGGGAGTGCAGTCTCCGCGGGAGCCCTGCCCATCACGGCCTGCGCCGTGGTCGCCGGGCGGGTGGGCTCCCCGTCGCGGGGCGTCTGGCCCTGCGGCGCCTGCCGTCAGTTCCTCTTCGAACTGGGAGGCGGCGGCCTCTTGGTCTATACTTTGGCCGACGATGGGTCGGTGGCGTCGGCCCGGTTGGCCGATCTCCTGCCACTACCCTTCGGGCGGGAACAACTGGAATAAAAGGAACCGCACCGACCCCCATGGCGTATCAAGGGATGAACGAGGACCCCGGCCGGGGTGTGTCGAGGCGGGGGGAAGAATCCGCCGCGGAGGGGGACGACGTGGAG encodes:
- a CDS encoding cytidine deaminase, whose protein sequence is MSPEELLERAAEARGLARAPYSGYAVGAVVLSADGRVFPGANVENAAYGESLCAERNAAGSAVSAGALPITACAVVAGRVGSPSRGVWPCGACRQFLFELGGGGLLVYTLADDGSVASARLADLLPLPFGREQLE